In Passer domesticus isolate bPasDom1 chromosome 1, bPasDom1.hap1, whole genome shotgun sequence, one DNA window encodes the following:
- the MPLKIP gene encoding M-phase-specific PLK1-interacting protein: MYRPGFRAPTPPYAGGGFRSPPSGGGPLPPSPRRYGSPHQTPPYGHRPGPYGSGLSPRGPGFHGRFGSPSPGAQTPRRPQSVSPRYPAPYGGASPAGAPLHPPPQHKRSPGGFQRHFQGSPRTSTPFGTAHGREKRVSNDVENYYRPSMLEDPWAGLEPVSVTDINQQYSSEQTTCTTKKGRYFS, translated from the exons ATGTACCGGCCGGGATTCCGCGCACCGACACCTCCCTACGCTGGCGGCGGATTCCGGAGCCCTCCCTCCGGCGGAGGACCCCTGCCGCCCTCTCCGCGGCGCTACGGGAGCCCCCACCAGACGCCGCCCTACGGCCATCGGCCCGGGCCGTACGGCAGCGGCCTCTCGCCCCGAGGCCCCGGGTTCCACGGGCGCTTCGGGAGCCCCTCGCCGGGGGCTCAGACCCCGCGCAGGCCGCAGAGTGTCAGTCCCCGGTACCCGGCTCCGTACGGCGGCGCGTCCCCGGCCGGAGCGCCTCTGCACCCGCCGCCGCAGCACAAGCGCTCGCCCGGCGGCTTCCAGAGGCACTTCCAG GGATCACCCAGGACATCTACTCCATTTGGTACAGCGCATGGCAGAGAGAAAAGAGTGTCTAATGATGTGGAAAACTATTACAGACCTTCAATGCTTGAGGACCCATGGGCTGGCCTAGAGCCAGTGTCTGTTACAGACATAAACCAGCAATACAGCAGTGAGCAAACAACATGTACTACTAAAAAAGGGAGGTATTTCAGCTAA